One stretch of Amycolatopsis sp. NBC_00345 DNA includes these proteins:
- a CDS encoding DUF3043 domain-containing protein, with protein MRFLRRSTTDTAADDGDAIEIDAATGKASYTPGKGRATPKRREAEAKKRGPVAPPPTSMREAMKRNKELRKANPQLKEERRSAARESRARMMAGDEKYLPARDRGPVKAYVRDLVDSRRNILGLFMPLAILVFVALLIPVPAAQQYITLVCMAMLLVMAVEGVVNGRRIGRLARERFPKEAVGVRGLGWYAFVRASQIRKLRVPKPRLKPGQPIPS; from the coding sequence GTGAGGTTCCTGCGCCGAAGCACCACAGACACCGCCGCCGACGACGGCGACGCCATCGAAATCGATGCCGCCACCGGCAAGGCGTCGTACACGCCGGGCAAGGGCCGGGCGACGCCGAAGCGGCGGGAAGCCGAGGCGAAGAAGCGGGGACCCGTCGCGCCGCCGCCCACCAGCATGCGTGAGGCGATGAAGCGCAACAAGGAGCTGCGCAAGGCGAACCCGCAGCTCAAGGAGGAGCGCCGCAGCGCCGCGCGCGAGTCCCGCGCCCGGATGATGGCCGGCGACGAGAAGTACCTGCCCGCCCGCGACCGCGGCCCGGTCAAGGCCTACGTGCGCGACCTCGTGGACTCCCGGCGCAACATCCTGGGCCTGTTCATGCCGCTGGCGATCCTGGTCTTCGTGGCGCTGCTGATCCCGGTGCCCGCGGCGCAGCAGTACATCACCCTGGTCTGCATGGCGATGCTGCTCGTGATGGCCGTCGAGGGCGTGGTGAACGGCCGCCGCATCGGCAGGCTGGCGCGCGAGCGCTTCCCGAAGGAGGCGGTGGGCGTGCGCGGCCTCGGCTGGTACGCGTTCGTCCGGGCGAGCCAGATCCGCAAGCTGCGTGTGCCGAAGCCCCGCCTCAAGCCGGGCCAGCCGATCCCGAGCTGA
- a CDS encoding aldo/keto reductase family protein: protein MEFRRLGRSGLNISEISYGNWLTHGSQVEEEQAQACIKAALEAGITTFDTADVYANTAAESVLGRGLQGQRRESLEIFTKVFWPTGPKGPNDKGLSRKHILESANASLQRLGTDYLDLYQAHRFDRSVPLEETMLAFADLVRQGKVLYVGVSEWTAEQITRGAELARELKVPFVSNQPQYSMLWRVIESQVVPASEREGLSQIVWSPIAQGVLTGKYKAGQPLPAGSRATDENGGANTVKGFLNDKTLTAVAKLEPLAAEAGLSMAQLAVAWVLQNPNVASAIIGASRPEQVHENVKAAGVKLEPELLTAIDEALEDVVERDASLTRSP, encoded by the coding sequence ATGGAGTTCCGACGACTTGGCCGCAGCGGCCTCAACATCAGTGAGATCTCCTACGGCAACTGGCTCACGCATGGTTCCCAGGTCGAGGAGGAACAGGCCCAGGCCTGCATCAAGGCGGCGCTCGAGGCGGGCATCACCACGTTCGACACCGCCGACGTCTACGCCAACACCGCTGCGGAGTCCGTGCTCGGCCGTGGCTTGCAGGGGCAGCGCCGGGAGAGCCTGGAGATCTTCACCAAGGTCTTCTGGCCCACCGGTCCGAAGGGGCCGAACGACAAGGGCCTCTCCCGCAAGCACATCCTGGAGTCGGCGAACGCGTCGCTCCAGCGGCTCGGCACCGACTACCTCGACCTCTACCAGGCGCACCGGTTCGACCGGAGCGTGCCGCTGGAAGAGACGATGCTCGCCTTCGCCGACCTGGTGCGCCAGGGCAAGGTGCTCTACGTCGGCGTCTCGGAGTGGACCGCCGAACAGATCACCCGGGGCGCGGAGCTGGCCCGTGAGCTGAAGGTCCCGTTCGTCTCGAACCAGCCGCAATACTCGATGCTGTGGCGCGTGATCGAGTCGCAGGTGGTGCCGGCGTCCGAGCGCGAGGGGCTGAGCCAGATCGTCTGGTCGCCGATCGCGCAGGGCGTGCTCACCGGCAAGTACAAGGCCGGGCAGCCGCTGCCCGCGGGCTCGCGCGCGACCGACGAGAACGGCGGCGCGAACACGGTCAAGGGCTTCCTGAACGACAAGACGCTCACCGCCGTCGCCAAGCTCGAGCCGCTGGCGGCCGAAGCCGGGCTGAGCATGGCGCAGCTGGCCGTGGCATGGGTGCTGCAGAACCCGAACGTCGCCTCGGCGATCATCGGCGCGTCCCGCCCCGAGCAGGTGCACGAGAACGTCAAGGCGGCCGGGGTGAAGCTGGAGCCGGAGCTGCTCACCGCGATCGACGAGGCCCTCGAAGACGTCGTCGAACGCGACGCCTCGCTGACCCGCAGCCCCTGA
- the cobT gene encoding nicotinate-nucleotide--dimethylbenzimidazole phosphoribosyltransferase produces MDADTSIEFSEIEPPSDQARSAAIALHDKLVKPAGSLGRLEELGVWISACQGQAPPRPFTRPRVVVFAGDHGIARKGVSAYPAEVTSQLVGTMLTGGAAINVLAAAAGASVRVVDMAVDTGESAMRSIGEFKVRRGSGSIDVEDALTDDEVRAAVRAGIAIADSEVDGGADLLIAGDLGIGNSTPASVLVAALTGSEPVAVVGRGSGIDDNAWMRKAAAVRDALRRARAVLADPVALLRTSSGADIAAMAGFLAQAAVRRTPVVLDGLVVCAAAMVAEELAPGARRWWMSGQLTGEPAHALALEHLDLGGLLDLDVRLGEGTGAVTALPLLMMAARVLAEMTTHEQSGVSGPLVPVEAS; encoded by the coding sequence GTGGACGCGGACACCAGCATCGAGTTCAGCGAGATCGAGCCGCCCAGCGACCAGGCCCGGTCGGCGGCGATCGCGCTGCACGACAAGCTCGTGAAACCGGCCGGCTCGCTCGGCCGGCTGGAAGAGCTGGGCGTGTGGATCTCGGCCTGTCAGGGGCAGGCGCCGCCGCGGCCGTTCACTCGGCCGCGGGTGGTCGTGTTCGCGGGTGACCACGGGATCGCGAGGAAGGGCGTCTCGGCCTACCCCGCCGAGGTGACCTCGCAGCTCGTCGGCACCATGCTCACCGGCGGCGCGGCGATCAACGTGCTCGCGGCCGCGGCCGGCGCCAGCGTGCGTGTGGTCGACATGGCCGTGGACACCGGGGAGTCGGCCATGCGGTCGATCGGCGAGTTCAAGGTCCGCCGCGGCTCGGGCTCGATCGACGTCGAGGACGCCCTCACCGACGACGAGGTCCGCGCCGCCGTGCGCGCCGGCATCGCGATCGCCGACAGCGAGGTGGACGGCGGCGCCGACCTGCTCATCGCGGGCGACCTGGGGATCGGCAACAGCACCCCGGCGTCCGTGCTGGTCGCCGCGCTGACCGGCAGCGAGCCGGTGGCCGTGGTCGGCCGCGGCTCCGGCATCGATGACAACGCGTGGATGCGCAAGGCCGCCGCGGTCCGCGACGCGCTCCGCCGCGCCCGCGCGGTCCTCGCCGATCCGGTGGCGCTGCTCCGCACCTCCTCGGGCGCCGACATCGCCGCGATGGCGGGTTTCCTGGCACAGGCGGCGGTCCGCCGCACGCCCGTGGTGCTCGACGGCCTCGTCGTCTGCGCCGCCGCGATGGTGGCCGAAGAGCTCGCGCCCGGCGCGCGCCGCTGGTGGATGTCCGGCCAGCTGACCGGCGAGCCCGCGCACGCGCTGGCCCTGGAGCACCTCGACCTCGGCGGCCTGCTGGACCTCGACGTCCGCCTCGGCGAGGGGACCGGCGCCGTCACCGCCCTGCCCCTGCTGATGATGGCGGCCCGCGTACTGGCCGAGATGACCACCCACGAGCAGTCCGGCGTCTCCGGCCCGCTCGTCCCGGTCGAGGCCTCCTGA
- a CDS encoding HesB/IscA family protein: protein MTTAEQTGATQAEAAEETHGVTLTDTAATKAKALLEQEGRDDMHLRIAVQPGGCAGLRYQLFFDERKLDGDLFRDFDGLQVAVDRMSAPYVTDAVIDFVDTIEKQGFTIDNPNATGSCACGDSFH, encoded by the coding sequence ATGACGACCGCTGAGCAGACCGGCGCGACGCAGGCCGAGGCCGCCGAGGAGACCCACGGCGTCACGTTGACCGACACCGCGGCGACCAAGGCGAAGGCCCTGCTCGAGCAGGAGGGCCGCGACGACATGCACCTGCGCATCGCCGTCCAGCCCGGCGGCTGCGCGGGCCTGCGCTACCAGCTGTTCTTCGACGAGCGCAAGCTCGACGGCGACCTCTTCCGTGACTTCGACGGTCTGCAGGTGGCGGTCGACCGGATGAGCGCGCCGTACGTGACGGACGCGGTGATCGACTTCGTCGACACCATCGAGAAGCAGGGCTTCACCATCGACAACCCGAACGCCACCGGGTCCTGCGCCTGCGGCGACAGCTTCCACTGA
- a CDS encoding IspD/TarI family cytidylyltransferase — protein MVLASGAGTRVGAELNKVYLPVAGRRVVAWSLAAFAAVADVGVLVLVIRPQDAELAGEVLAAHPGPVEIVHGGATRQASELNALRHLAPRIADGSVDAVLLHDAARPLASPELIGDVLARTREHGGAVPGVAADDVVAVTGDETVSARVPGAIRVQTPQGFRARPLLAAYEQAEAEGFLGTDTASCMERFSALPVRWVPGGAENLKITYPHDLLVAERLLSR, from the coding sequence GTGGTGCTGGCCAGTGGCGCCGGCACCCGCGTCGGCGCCGAGCTGAACAAGGTGTACCTGCCCGTCGCGGGGCGGCGGGTGGTGGCGTGGTCGCTGGCGGCATTCGCCGCGGTGGCCGACGTCGGCGTGCTCGTGCTGGTCATCCGGCCGCAGGACGCCGAGCTGGCCGGCGAGGTGCTGGCCGCGCATCCCGGGCCGGTCGAGATCGTGCACGGCGGGGCGACGCGGCAGGCTTCGGAGCTGAACGCCCTGCGCCACCTCGCCCCGCGGATCGCGGACGGCAGCGTGGACGCCGTGCTGCTGCACGACGCCGCCCGGCCGCTGGCCTCGCCCGAGCTGATCGGCGACGTGCTCGCCCGGACGCGGGAGCACGGGGGAGCGGTGCCGGGCGTGGCCGCCGACGACGTGGTCGCGGTGACCGGCGACGAGACGGTGTCGGCACGGGTCCCGGGTGCCATCCGCGTCCAGACCCCTCAGGGCTTCCGCGCCCGGCCGCTGCTCGCGGCGTACGAACAAGCCGAGGCCGAGGGCTTCCTCGGCACCGACACGGCCTCGTGCATGGAGCGGTTCTCCGCGCTGCCGGTGCGCTGGGTGCCCGGCGGCGCGGAGAACCTGAAGATCACCTACCCGCACGACCTGCTGGTGGCCGAGCGGCTGCTGAGCCGCTGA